In Amphiprion ocellaris isolate individual 3 ecotype Okinawa chromosome 2, ASM2253959v1, whole genome shotgun sequence, the genomic stretch CTCTGTCGCTTTCTGATGACAAGCCGTTTCAGTCGTAAACATGGAGGAGAGGGAAGCTCTGAAGAGACAAATTGAACTTTTACAAAGTAAGTCTCTCTTGATAAATATCGACGACTGGAACTGTAACAGGCGggttagaaaacattttaaatcttgtGCTTTCTGAATTCAGAGCCGCTTGTATGTTGTCAGGCCgtgtttttttaagcatttcgAAAACAAACTTGAACCGTTAGGTTTGTACCTGTTAACGTTACTCACCTGACTTAATAGAGGCGTTAGTGTGAGttattaaattcattttaataagCGATCAGTTCGCCGTTTGCGCTGGATTCGGTTGGCTTCCTCGAACAGCTTAATAGCGCTATGTGCTATGCTATAATTTACTGCCGTAACACAGTTGAAGAACAAGCTACATTTTCATATATAATTGTAACTGCAAGACATAACAGTAGATAGCctacattttcagaaaaagcaacaacattGTTTTCGCTTATAAATGCCGCTATTTATTTTGTCGAAGGCATCAAGATATATTCATTCTCATATTCGTGAGAATTCTTTTTAGTAAAGAAGTGGAGATAGCATGTTGTGTGGATCATCCAGAGTAACAGGGACACTGATtgtaaaaatatgttatttagCTTTTGTTTGATGGAACATTTTGATGTCTTGATCACAACAAGCTAACTGCCTTTCATATCTAAACTAAAGCAGAACTTTTAGATGACTAAATACTACTAACAGAAAGtgttaaatatgttttgttgGTTCAACTTAACCCAATTTTTGATTACTTATTTTTGTCCCTTAATCTGCAAATGATTACAAAACCAaatcacatcatttttttttaaaattaattcacaGATCTCATCAATAAACATAAGAGCATCCATGGTGATGCACCATTTACTGGAACTGAGCAGAGTCATCCTGAGGCTTCAACATCAGCCAGAGGCAGAGGTCAAGGTGCATCTGTTATCCATCCTCACAGCTCCAGAGGTCGGCCGTACTATCCTCAGAGCAGAGGATGCTGGAAGAAAACGTACTCGCTGAGAAATAAGAGCCCGCAGTCGTCTGTTGGACGTCCTTCAGCttctacctcctcctccttctctgttcaCCAGTCTGCTTCCCAAAGTGCCACTCATAGCATCTCACTGTCCAGCCATAGCAGAGGAAAGGAGAGTGATGCCACTTCATCATCAGACATTGCTCAACAGAAGAAAAAGGGGCatataaacagcaaaaacacagataCTCTTAGAGAATTAGGTGCAGTGGTATCTCAGgatgaaaatggaaaacaggCTTCAAGTTCAACAGGGACTAGTGTGCAACATGAAACTCTACTCAAAAACTCTCAAGAATTTCAGCAGAGGACTGAAACCAGACATGTAGTCCTGCCAGGAAAGAATGTTGGTTGTTCTTCAGTAGTGCCATCATCAGCCACAGTGAACACCTCAGCCAGTTTGCAGAGCACCTCCCAAGTACAGGTCCAACCATCCCTGACCAGCAAAACCACCACTGCGACTAAACAGACCATTACTACTGCAACTCCAGCAGTTGTCACAGCTGTAAATTCCACACCAGCTTTGTCTGCTCTATCAAGAGTAGTGAAACCACTTTCCCTTAACCCCTCATCCCAGAACAGCCAGGCCCAAATCAGTAcatcttttttgaaaaaatccaAGTTCACTTGGGTAAAAAGCCAGGCCATTCCCTCCATTGCGGGTAAAGCTGTTGCCCCAACATCAGCCTTAAAGGCTGGAGTTGCCAGTGGAAGTCCTTCAGTCAGTAAGAGAACCCCGGCTAAGAAGATGGCTCGAAAGCTCAGCCCACTCAGTGTAGCCCAGAAGACCTCAAAGTACAAATGGGTCTCCTCTGCTGGAGCCCAAGCTAAGACACCTAGAAAGTCTCTGTCTCCCAAAGCTTTGACTCCTGCTCAGAGAACCCTGGAAAAGGGAGACACCTCCAAAAGGCTTAAACCATGTGCTTTTCCTTCTGCAAAATTGAAAAAGGGAACTGCAGGCTGCTCTTCCAGTTCTCCACTTAGTAGCCGTTACCGCTGGAAGGCTGGGGGACAGAGCGCCTCTGTGGTAGTGACAGAAGGGGCCACAGTGGCCCGTCGTAGATCTGCCTTCCACTGGACtgcagagaaaagcaacaaaggACTGAAGGCAGGTTTGGTTGTTTCCCCAACTTTTCCTCAACGTGCCTCCTCCTCATCGTCCCCTGGAGGGTTCAAGCTCCGCAGCAGGATGAAAATCATTAGGAAGTCTGCTAGCAGGTAAACAATTGCAACATGCAGATGACCTGATGTACTTTCATCTTGGCCTATTTCTGTGCTGACTCAGACCTTCTTGAATCATGCACTTTGCAGTCTATTGCCAGAAGGTGGCAGCAAAGTATTTTCTGTCCATGTTCGACAGCTGTTTGTTTATACActgattaaatacatttttctgtgttgttgtctTGATAGTAGCTTTCAGTGTCTTACTGTTTGTACTGTTCTGTTTGCCCCCTGCATTGTGACCACAGTGGCAGTGGGTCAGAGAGGGGTAGTGGCCCGTCACCTCTAAAGTTCTCCCCACGAGGCCGAATACACGCCTTCACCAAGAGTCCCATGGGAGTTAAGAGGACACCCTCCAGGGAACTTGTCTCTTTTGGTAGACACAAGTTGAGGCGGCTATCTCCCACATTATCAAGGACAAGTAAGGAACACACACTACAgacaaaagtaaaaagtataCTTGTTtcttgcttatttatttttcaatgtttttttttttttttaaattatttttattttttttattatcccttcttaatcccacgaggggaaattctgattttcgcatatcaCCCcaactggggggggggggggtcagagcgcagggtcagcgtcggtacagcgcccctggagcaggaagggcccaacagtggccacattgGGACCAAGAGTTTTCTGCCAAGAGTTTGTTTGTGATATGCTTTTATTGTCTGTGGTCTTTTAGCAGAAATGTTAAAaccatgtatttattttttgtgctgtATTAACTTCTTTAAGCCAGCAACTCACACATTCAACCAGACATTCAAAAACTTTACATGCACATACTGTTCTCAGGTCCTCTGGGATCTTACATTTCAACCACAGTGGGAACCAAATTAGTCACAATTAGTCTAAAATTCTTTTCAATTTCACTAACATTGGCTATTCTCTGAAAGTGACGGGTCTCTCCTTACTGTAGCTTCACAAAATCTTAGAAATAATTACTTACTTTTTGGTCTTTAGATCCTCgcaaaatattttacacactCTGTGAGTGACTTACTCGTGGCACGGTCTTGACTGGACTTTATTTTGGTGCTTCCAGTTGCATGACTATATGGCAAATGCAATATTTGTCATGCATGCAAGTGGACAGTACATCAAATGATGTAGTATCATGCATGATAATGCTCTAAAAAGCAAAAGGCTAATTGTAGACTAACAACAAACTTTATTAAATGgtccaaataacaaataagcttgtttttttatgatttcctaAACACTAAATATTCTGTTTGTGATGATTATCGAACCATACGAACTGTTTAAAATAGCTATGATAGAATTCAGGACTTAACCTGAGGATGGCTGCTATGACataaatgatttaactgcagctgatacaCTGTGCAGCTCAGACGTCTGAAGTAAAGAGAAGTGAAGTACGCAGACTTGAGATTTTCTGTAAGATTCCAGTCCACCCTGCTTCCATGTCGGGGgcaatttttactttttttgtgattatagctgcaaactgtgtcttttgtaCTCTCTTTCATCTAACTTGAACTACGCTACTTATGTGTGTCTATCTTTAATGCGGCTACATGCGGCTCAGACTTGTACCATGCTGAAAGTGCTATGGAAATGTTACTAGATCTGACCTAATAAGATTGCTGTCACAACTTTTGCAGAAAATAGAGCAGGGCATTCTTTCAGATATGATGCCGACAAGTTTGGTTGCCGTCAGATTCATGGAAATCGGTCTAAAAGAAGCTTAAGACAGCCCAGAGCATTTCAGAATATTTCTTTGGGTTGTCCCTTGGTTCTTTACTTGCttaatttcttactttttatgggcttgtttagttttgttgtctttactTACTGTGTCTCCCCTCAGTGCTTCTCCTTTTAGTAGGGTACGGTTTGTACTGTATACTAATTGTCTAAGTGAATTGGTTCTACAAATAGTTTTTAAGAAATCAtgatattttgcctttttttttaaaaatcgaaAACAACATGTTGAATTAATGTGCTGACAGTTCAGCCAAGCTGTGGTTTTGAAATGATACCAACAGttttaagaaaaacatttttctaaagaTTTGACAGTGTATTTTTTCCATGATCCTTCTGCGCTGTTTTTACAACCATCCAAAATGTATTGTTTGTATCCATTTAATTTGATGGGAGAATGTTCTATCTTAACAGCACATTCAGTAATGCAtgctgatttcttttttgttgtgtgtacTTAATGCTTTAAATTTTTCCAGTGTTAGTATAAAACTACTAAGTTACTGGCCGTCTAGCTGCATTCTGACAGCAGCGATTACAGCAAAtttccagcagagggcagcagcTCACATCCACGTAGTCCTTGTAGAGgctttgtgtttcctgctgtcACAGGAGAGGTGTACAGGCAGACTATAGGGTGGGGGAGGGGAGGGGTGGGGGTTAATTGATTGCCCAATTCAGCCGTGATGGCGAACAAGTGCCGATAGCGGGTAATTTGCAGAGGTGGAGGCAGGCAGCGCCACTGCTATCAAGCCCTGGCACCACTCTCCCTCCAGTAGATAAAAAGGAGCTAATGCATAATTATCCTTTTGCAAATTGGATTGTTTTAACGAACTGTAGAATATAGGCCTAACCTGATGGAAAGCAATCATTGTTTTTACAGCCCCCCTCActccttctccctccctccctccctccctccctccctccctccctccacttGCCCCTCCAACCCTCCGGTCATTCTGTGCGTACCCTACACGGCTCATGCCCATCTTGGTGTAATCTCCCATACTCAATGGAGTCAGAAGACATTAGAAAAGCCATCACTATTAACATTAGGCTTTATTCGTATCCATGGCTCTGTGTATCTCAGTACACTTctcttttttgggttttttaacCCAACTTCATGTATGCTTTCTCACACTTCCTGAACCTTTCCTCCCTtcccttcgtcttcatcttctctCCATGTTTTTTCTATCATATGAAGAAGCTGAATCGCTTACAGCAGGAGCAAATGCATCTCTAATTAAAGACAGGCATTCAGAATcagagacacagaaaaggtgGAGCAGGGGTGAGTGCAGAGGAAGATGGAGTGAGGAAAGCTGCTCTTAGCCGTCTGTGCCTCTGATAAGAGCTGCTAATAAAGAGCAAATTGAATTACTAATGATGTGAAGCAGAGTCCCTCTAGATGAGACCGTTAAAAAACAACCTTATGACCACTCACACATGCATGATAATACACTCACAAACAATGTTTCTTAATTTCCTCCTCAATGGCTGGTTTTAGCCTTCCTGACCACGTTAAGGGGTGGTGTTTTTAGAGGTGCTCGGTTATCTGTGGTTTAATTTAAAGAGGGCATACACCTAAGTAAGCAGTTAGGCCTCTTAATGAATCGAGGTgcgtatgtgtgtctgtgtgtatgtgtgtgtgtattcaccCACAGACAGCCATGTAGCCCAGATAAtctaataaagcagaaaaatgtcaggAACGGACAGaacacagagggagagagtgCTGAGCCTTGCGGCTTCAGGCCCCATGTGACAGGCTTCTGGAGCGTTTTAGGTCTCTATCTCACTCCGGTTTCTTTCCTCCCTCACCATTTTTCATCCAGTCCCGCTccgtctttttctttctgttgctgtCTTCACTGTTCTGTTAATGTAccttgtggggttttttttcgtTCCTTTTTACAAGCCTAGTACTGTATGTCACTTTGCAGGCTGCAGCCACATTTGGTCTGAACACTGATTTAGTTATGATAGTTAATCGGACTTTCATAATTCAGATTCGTACTTTGTTTGGGAATAAATaaccagaaaaaacattttaacaagatATTGAAACATCAGCATGTCAAGTTCAGCAATAGCTCTTGGCTTTAATAAACAATTAGTCCCAATTATTAGTAGCAGTTGTTTTTTCGATAGTTTTATCTTTGAAATGGCACAGAGTGGGGAAGGATTCTCATTCTCAAGGTAATGGCTGTAAATATTGTGGTGTGTCCATTCAAACCCCCAAAATATTCAGCTCACTAGTttacaagaaagaaaattaGTTGCATTTTAGAGGCTGTAAATAAGTAACTGttgttttccaaaatgaaaGCCAGTCAATTATCAGAATAGCTGCCCATTATGTGTCTGCTGTTCAGAAAATCACTTAATCAAGTAGTCGTTTCAGCTCCTGGTTTGGTAACAGTTGGTGTATTTTGGACTGCTCGCTTGAAGCTTGTAATTAGGCATCGGAGTGTAATGTGTACACCGATCAGCAGATCcgcattaaaaccacctgcccaCTACTGTGTTGGTCCTCCCAGTGGTGCCAAAACAGCTCATGGACCTGGGAGCTCAGGGTGTTGTGTGGTGTCAGAAGATCCTTTGGGTCTTCTAGGTAATGGGATGGGGCCTTCGTGGATCAGGCTTGTTGGGATCTGGAGAGATTGGAGGCTGGGTTAATGCCTTCATctcactgtcatgttcctcataTTGTTCCCGAGCATTTTGCAGCATGCGTTGTACTGCTGGGGGAGGCCACTGCTGTCAGGGAGGGCCATTGCTGTGTGTTTGGTCTGGGGTATGGTTTAGGTAGGTTGTATGAGGGTACATCAAAGAATTCTGGGCCTCACATGGAAACAAGGGACGTAACTGTGTATGTATATGTCTATAAAGCCTTTAATTACTGtagataaaaactgaaatgtttaaaGGAATCAAAGAGAACAGTACAGGAGAGCTATGAGCTGTTGTGTTATTGCTCCAGGACATTGCATCCATCCACAGAGCACAGgtagaagcagccaaatgtggctttAAACAGTGTCGAAACACTACCTGTGTTGACTGCTACCTGTGCTGTGTGGACGGGCACACATCATTCCGTCTGATTTAGACCAAGTGGTAGCTCAGGACCATTTCTGGCAATAAAGTTTAGGTTTTCACATTCACATGCAGGACTCCTGGGTGTGtggcaaaaattaaaataatttacgTCGAGATTCCAGACAGATTCCCTAAATGGTGTCATTTAACTGTTGTGATGATAAAGGCAGATTCAAAGTCATGCATGCATtccaaaaactgtatttaaacctGGATCATATTTTGTTTCTTATCCTGTAACTGTAAAATACATACATCCACTTACGCAGCCCCTTGTGCCTTTTGTGTACCACCGTATTCAAAATGAACACCTGACCCCCTCTTATTTCTCGAAATGAGTAGTTTGATGTCAAAGTATACATTGGTTACCAaagttgtttatttcatttagtgTCAAGCTCCGTTTAATACAAATCAGAAAGTGCTCTGTGCACACTCTCTCTCACAGGGTGAGATTGTtgacttgtttgtgtgttgtacTAGGAGCGGCTCTCTCACAGTGGTAAAGCTGCTACCTTTGCTCTATCAGCATCAGCTTACCAACATTTTGCCCCCCCCGACACCATGGAACCCATTACCACCACAAAAGAATCTTCCCTTCTCACCCCCCTTCTACAGGGATCCTGTTACTGTGCCTACAGTGATCCCATTTATTTCGCCCATAAATCATATGTACTGCTCTACCATGAGGCCCCGCTCTCACTGACATTTTCCACTTTCTCCAGTGATATGCATGTACACGCTACTGTACGTACGGACACATGCAAACAGAGATGGGATGCAACCAACAGCTACTGACTGTGCAATGCTGTGTAGCACTCTGTAATGAGGTGCACAACGTGAATTGAATTATATTCCATCAAGAACTGCTTCTAAGTTAGAAAATTCCAATACTAAAGGAATCCTTAAGAAATTCTAATTTTGATTCTGCtttgataagataagataagataagataaagttctttatttctccccactccaggggaaatttacattgttacagcagctttatttacaatatatacaagggtgaaaaaaatttttaacagaaaaaataaaaataaagtttaaaagtgcagagatgtgcttCCAAAACAAATACCACTCTCTTGTTTCAAATAAACAATGTACTGAAAACACCTTTGTTTGTTCTGCCACTAACCATTTGCACAATTAGTCATTTGAGTTGAATACTTGTATATCTTCCTGTCTGCTGATGCACTTGtctcaataaaatgtaaatctaGCATTAGTCAGTTAGCATTAGCAGGCTGTGTCTGAGTTGCTTGAATAGAAGATGAACAGGACAAACTGTGTGATTGCCTCATCAACGTGACTTTAACAAATACTGCTACAAAACCCTTAACACAGATTGGAGTGGATCTTACTATCAAAATTAGTAGTCACAGTAACCCCAAGGTACTGAAGAAAAGTCCCATCTGTAACTTACAGGATATATCATggtgtaaaataacacaaacattcCTTACAGTGCTGCTAAAAGCAAGGCAATAGAATGCACAGTACCTATATGGTTAGCTGGTGTGTTCCTGACATGTTTTAGGCCAGTTCCAATAGCTTCAGTTTAGTCGGAATGTAGATCTAAGAAGAAAGTGTCAATTAAAGGAAACACATCTCTGGGCAGTTTAGTTGGAATGAGGTCAGAAAGACATGTTTATGGTTAAGATGAAGCCATCAGTGATGTTGGCACAGGTAACTGTAGGAGAGAAGCAGCCTATGGCCAGTGTTGCAGTTTACATGTGCGCCAGGGGCTGCATGACGTAAATTACTTCATCCACCCAAGTCCGTGACAGTCCGTGCGACCCCCTTTGCTTAGAGCTCAGATTATTTTGTCTGTGCAACAGCTACTTTATGACAGCAGTAGTGTGTCTGCCCTAAAAAGTAGATATAATCTACTGTACATGCAATAAACAGAGTCCTCCCAGCTAatgtgaagtgtgtgtttgtgaactGTATCAAGGAGCCCGGCTTAATAGAGACAGAAGTGTTGGGAGTAGTAAACAGTACGCCTGCAATACTATAAAAAGTTAAGTCAATTCTGGACAAGTAAAGTTAAGATAGCTGCCCTCCAATAAAAAAAGTTCAGCCCATGCATAGTACAAATTAGTACATTTGTCATCTTATGGAAAATATATAATCATTTTTGTAACACAATCTTGCGAAAGCACCTTATGAAGAATGTATAGGGTTGAAGTTTTTGACACTTGTCCAATCTTTTGGTGATGAGCCCAAGTTATGCTCATTACTACTTTATTCTATTTGAAATATGAGTAAAATGATTGTTCTTTTTGTGTGGAACTGGAGAACTAGTTACCCCACAGCAAAgagttgaatttctttcatcatttatttcactaaaattgAAATAACTCCACATTTCCCCAAGTGCCAAGTTAcagatattgaaaaaaaaactgtggttCCACATGCcatagttattttattatttgcattgtTACAGCCTCTAAAAACACACTGCTCAGCACATCCACTCTACAATGATGTGCCACCATTCTGAATGTATACTCCAACAACTTTCACCCAGAATACATTTTTTGatccactgtttttttttctttcctctcagtctctcttgttgtctgtgtaaacacagcctgcagttcacctgaaaagtTACTTATTTTTTATCACCTGGCTGTTGGTTACGAGTCAGTCATGTCTTCTCAGTTGTGTTGAgaaattcagaatttttgtattttactagCTCCAGTGcaagtggtttatttttgaagaatttttgaATGAAACACATCGAATCAAATTattatgatgaaatatcacaattctAGCTctatttttttagttatttttcctgtcagagctgctgcacGTTACACATAAGTAATTCAAAGACTGGTTCAATATTGGACAATTCTTTCTGGTTTCACAATTTCTGGttctgacagtttttctttttctttaagcATATGCTCTGTGAATTATGTTTAGGGATATAGAGCTTTCCTTCAGCTGCTACAAGACAGTAATCACACAAGTATAGCAGCCAATACATTTTTCAGGCATTGTCACATGTGCAAGTGCCCTGTCTGTCCTTTTATGACTTCAGCTTGGCACAGCgtagatttgtttatttttgtttgtttatttgcatcACTCTCTGATTCACACTTGCTCCAGTTTCTCCCACTTTTCCTTCACACTGTGGCCACTTGTCCTATGGTTTCTTCTCACTGACTCACTCTcccacattaacacacacagagcattGCACGCACACAGAGGCAGCTCATAGAGGACAGTTACTTACTGTTTGTTTGGAGCTCATACAAAGCTGGGTGTGCTGTGTGCATACTGGAAGCATCACTCATATGTATTCGTATGCTGATCTTTCCCTGAACTTTTTATTGCTCAAATGATTTTAATAGTTGCTTTGCTAGTGTGCACgctggtgtgtatgtgtgtgagtgttggtGTGTATGATCCTCCCATCAGCTGCTTTTCTGCATACCCTTCTCGAAATGCCATTCCCCAGTGCTCCCATAGTATTATCAGTTggttgaaacacacacacttgcaccgTATGGACCTCAACCTatcgcacacacaaacacacacgggCATTCTGCTCATTCCTCTGCACTTTCTCAGGCTCTCTGTGTCAAACAGGTGGACCTCTGTCTtctcactctgtctgtcttGAAGTGCTTGtggctttctctctcttcctttctctttaTATCTGTCACCATTTGTCCCTCACACACATGCTCTACAAGACAtgtgcacccacacacacacacacacacgaacaaaCCGCACGTCCAGAATTGTAGTACAGCCTTAATGATTTAAGCACCGACTGCTGTTGTCtctgcagacaaaaaaaggacaacaaacaaagcagaatgtctgcagtatttaatttttatttcctttgcGTGAGAGAACACACAGCATTTCACATTACATACACTTTACTCAAACAGCATTGTTCTAAATTAAAGTGATTAAGCAATAGACGGGGATTGAAGAAATCcacattatatttatttatttattttcaatcaCCACACTTTTCTGTGGAGTCATTTAAAAGGAAGAAGTACCGTGGACCTCTGCACACATTTGTCTTTGTGCCTATATATAAATAGTATGACTATTCAGTTGCATGAATGATTCAGTTTCCCATGTAAGATGGTGTCTTGTGCAGGACATGCTCAGTATAGCTCTCTGCCATGCTGCACGGTAACATTTGGCATTTTGATTAACCTCGAAGGACCCAAGGAGCTGTGCATGCCAATGATCTGACCACTGTATGCCCACATGAGTAACTTCTCCCCGACTGCGTTGTCAGGCCCCTCCTCTCATCAAACTGTCAACTGTCCATAATTAAAATTGGGACTCATTTGAGTTCAGCATGCCAGCAGATCTCACCAGCCTTTCTGAAGACACACAAGGAGTAGTAAATACTTGTAGCCCTTTCTTTAACCTGGTCAACTGACTGGGTAGCGATAGTTgtagtttaaattttttttgccaagttCTAGACACTTCTTTCAGCATTTTATTCATGTCACTGAAACtgtgttacatttttgtttgcgtgttatttttgtcattatttgttgGGACTGAACTCTTTAAGATGAGCTCAAAGTACTATGTGCCATCATGTGTTTTTATCATGCATGGGGGAGGAAGCAGGCGAGCAGGGAGCGACATGTGTTGAAATGTGTAATTAATACTATCGAGTCTGGAAACTTGATCCTCCTTCCCAGTTAAGGAGGTAAATGTTTTCTTGGTATATAGAGGGGTGGCACATGTGTCAAGCTGTCTGAATAAATCAGAAACCTAACAGGACACAGGCAGAGACCTACTAATTATTTGAGAACACATGGCAGGCGATACAGGTGTCACTTACTGGTAAATGGCTTGGCTGGGGCAAGAGGTGTTGCCGTCCTTCATTATAATAGTACAGAATTTGAATCCTGCTGATACTTTGCTTAGTTTACACTAACTCCCACTTTCTCATTATGTTTGTCGCCTTAACATCCTGCCTACAGTCAGTgatttgtaatttatttaactGAAGTAATCACTTGCAGTCTAACATTTTTGTTCCTACTTAGAGCACATCCTCTGCTCCGGCCATTGCCCTGCCTTACCGTTTTAAATAAAGTAATCCTAATCCACACCAAAATGTGATGGTCTTCTTCCCTTGTTTATGCTCCACCTCGCTACCAAGTGTTATGAAATTCAGCTTGGTAGTTTCTGCATAATCCTGCGGACAGATAAACACATGTTCATTTGCCTTGGATCTACtttgacacacaaacaaatgtagaCTTCGCTATGATTGATAACAAAAGTAAACCATATGAGCCATATGTTTTTCCTAATAAAACAAGTGGACACCAACATCTGCTTGAAAGAATAGTCTACAGTAATGTGAAGTTAATTTTTTAGTAAATGGGtataagaaacaaaaacacatagcAGTGGAACAGACTTTTACCACTTACCCTTTTAAACACATCACCATACATTCTTGAGCTGCTATTCTAAATCAACTAATCAGTGTACGTTAGCCCTGTGTCGTAACAGGTCTTGTTGTGTTACATAAAGGTGTTTGTTCTGGCATCAGAGTAGGGGAAAGTCAGGGGCTGTTCGGAGCTCCCCCATAAATCTTCGCCTTTTGTCAGCTGGAGAGGATGCCGGTATAGCTGCTCAGCCGCTTCCCCTGCTGTACCCCGACCCTATGACAGTAACACTACCCGGCCCAGCTCTCCTCCATATGTCTGCACACACTGACATGTTGCCATAATAATCATTGGGGGTTTACTGTTTATGTGGGAAGATGAGCAAAGAGTCTGAAGAGTGCTTGCCATGTTAATTATGTcctacacacacatgaacatggATATGGACACATGGGAACACATGCCTCACACAGTCAAACTTCTAAAACACTGATGAATTAGTGTTCTGATTGTTAAGTGCATT encodes the following:
- the zc3h3 gene encoding zinc finger CCCH domain-containing protein 3, with amino-acid sequence MEEREALKRQIELLQNLINKHKSIHGDAPFTGTEQSHPEASTSARGRGQGASVIHPHSSRGRPYYPQSRGCWKKTYSLRNKSPQSSVGRPSASTSSSFSVHQSASQSATHSISLSSHSRGKESDATSSSDIAQQKKKGHINSKNTDTLRELGAVVSQDENGKQASSSTGTSVQHETLLKNSQEFQQRTETRHVVLPGKNVGCSSVVPSSATVNTSASLQSTSQVQVQPSLTSKTTTATKQTITTATPAVVTAVNSTPALSALSRVVKPLSLNPSSQNSQAQISTSFLKKSKFTWVKSQAIPSIAGKAVAPTSALKAGVASGSPSVSKRTPAKKMARKLSPLSVAQKTSKYKWVSSAGAQAKTPRKSLSPKALTPAQRTLEKGDTSKRLKPCAFPSAKLKKGTAGCSSSSPLSSRYRWKAGGQSASVVVTEGATVARRRSAFHWTAEKSNKGLKAGLVVSPTFPQRASSSSSPGGFKLRSRMKIIRKSASSGSGSERGSGPSPLKFSPRGRIHAFTKSPMGVKRTPSRELVSFGRHKLRRLSPTLSRTNPASSFHRSPASQRVFRGHYKMVTRPGFSTTHTLHYNPALSWRTKRIQSARNFLQSRLRAPHDRHPSSTQQWRGSGMCWIRGSLYRVSANKLSRTANMSINRTGQFSSAQSSHITPALTRPSSTRHLASRAVQRSLAIIRHARQKKQQKQYCMYYNRFGKCNRGTNCPYIHDPDKVAVCTRFLRGTCKQADGVCPFSHKVAKEKMPVCSYFLKGICNNSDCPYSHVYVSRNAEVCEDFVRGYCPAGEKCKKKHTLVCPDFSKTGSCPRGSRCKLQHRQRVKRSASNTSTTPAKKTRPKEPSKRPCLSVVMPQDPQTAPGMPTLALPSFISLSSSPEEADAPDTPPADTSQVKGKKLQIKPRL